The following are from one region of the Deltaproteobacteria bacterium genome:
- a CDS encoding alcohol dehydrogenase catalytic domain-containing protein, whose translation MAETSRAATLLAPNKLEIREYPIPDIPDDGGLLKVEMGGVCGSDVKYYHGRINLPLPIILGHEILGRVAKLGSKAEKIHGVKEGDRVIMKGAIGCGRCSDCRRNAQRFCRNRTNYGGRTTSANPPHLFGGFADYLYLAPDVLMTKISEDLSPEAAALIGSVMANGFQWALRRGGVKMGDFVLIQGPGQQGLACTWASKHAGAAKIFVSGIGRDAPRMELAKKWGADRIINVEEENVVDVVREETDGALCDVVVDVSGSPKAILASIDCLRRQGTMVLAGLTGDKTITEMHMDKLVWGEIKLQGCFTGDNDAVDATLRLMEATQFPVQDMVSHVFPLEETEKCIQAVGGEIPELFPTKALIQP comes from the coding sequence ATGGCAGAGACCAGCAGAGCGGCAACCCTGCTTGCCCCGAACAAGCTCGAGATCCGGGAATATCCCATACCCGACATTCCCGACGACGGCGGATTGCTGAAGGTGGAGATGGGCGGTGTGTGCGGCTCGGACGTGAAGTACTATCACGGTCGCATCAACCTGCCGCTGCCCATCATCTTGGGCCATGAGATCCTCGGCCGGGTGGCCAAGCTCGGCAGCAAGGCCGAGAAGATCCACGGGGTCAAGGAGGGCGACCGCGTCATCATGAAGGGCGCCATCGGCTGCGGCCGCTGCTCCGACTGCCGGCGCAACGCGCAGCGCTTCTGCCGGAACCGCACCAACTACGGCGGCCGCACCACTTCGGCCAACCCGCCGCACCTGTTCGGCGGCTTCGCCGACTACCTCTACCTGGCCCCGGACGTGCTGATGACCAAGATCAGCGAGGACCTGTCGCCGGAGGCCGCGGCCCTCATCGGCTCGGTCATGGCCAACGGCTTCCAGTGGGCGCTCAGGCGCGGCGGCGTCAAGATGGGCGACTTCGTGCTGATCCAGGGGCCCGGACAGCAGGGGCTGGCGTGCACCTGGGCCTCGAAGCACGCGGGCGCGGCCAAGATCTTCGTGTCCGGCATCGGCCGGGACGCGCCCCGCATGGAACTGGCGAAGAAGTGGGGCGCCGACCGCATCATCAACGTCGAGGAAGAGAACGTGGTGGATGTCGTCCGGGAAGAGACCGACGGCGCCCTGTGCGACGTGGTGGTGGACGTGTCGGGAAGCCCCAAGGCGATCCTCGCCTCCATCGATTGCCTGCGCCGCCAGGGGACCATGGTGCTGGCCGGCCTCACCGGCGACAAGACCATCACCGAGATGCACATGGACAAGCTCGTGTGGGGCGAGATCAAGCTCCAGGGCTGCTTCACCGGCGACAACGACGCGGTGGACGCGACCCTGCGCCTGATGGAGGCCACCCAGTTCCCGGTGCAGGACATGGTCAGCCACGTGTTCCCGCTGGAGGAAACAGAGAAGTGCATCCAGGCCGTGGGCGGCGAGATCCCCGAGCTGTTCCCGACCAAGGCGCTGATCCAGCCCTGA
- a CDS encoding UbiD family decarboxylase, whose product MKDLRSFMDRLEGEGPEELLHIRKPVRPEHDVTGLLMELESSGRFPTLYVHEVEGFSMPVVTNLHATRRRLAMALDVDGDDLVEEYRGRESSPVAPELIGDGPVKEEVRTGADVDLGELPLLTHFDISTAPYVTAGIVVARDPVSGVRNLSFNRAMMVEKNRLRMHLAPGMHLMRCARNAEERGEPLDIAFIVGVHPAFAIGALSLAPFDVDEYDVIGGMMQQPVPLVPCETVRLEVPAHAEMILEGRILPNVREEEGPFGEFTGHAVGVRRNHVAEITGITMRKKPLYQDIFTGHSEQRLMGSIPREAAIFRAVKAVAGGTRAVHMPPSGNCRFHCYISLDKRSDGEVRNAVMATMATDLYLKLVIVVDGDVNVYNERDVMWAVANRVQADTDTFIIPRCQGSETDPSSGPGGMTAKMVIDATKKSKDFPKRLAVPDDVRERVRLEDYIG is encoded by the coding sequence ATGAAGGACCTGCGGTCGTTCATGGACCGTCTGGAGGGCGAAGGCCCCGAGGAGCTGCTGCACATACGAAAGCCGGTGCGGCCCGAGCACGACGTCACCGGCCTGCTCATGGAGCTGGAGTCCTCGGGCCGGTTCCCCACGCTGTACGTGCACGAGGTCGAGGGCTTCTCCATGCCCGTCGTCACCAACCTCCATGCCACCCGCCGGCGGCTGGCCATGGCGCTGGACGTGGACGGCGACGACCTCGTGGAGGAGTACCGCGGCCGGGAAAGCAGCCCCGTCGCGCCGGAGCTGATCGGTGACGGTCCGGTAAAGGAGGAGGTGCGGACCGGCGCGGACGTGGACCTGGGCGAGCTCCCGCTGCTGACCCACTTCGACATCAGCACCGCGCCGTACGTGACCGCGGGCATCGTGGTGGCCAGGGATCCCGTGAGCGGCGTGCGCAACCTGAGCTTCAACCGCGCCATGATGGTGGAAAAGAACCGGCTGCGCATGCACCTGGCGCCTGGCATGCACCTGATGCGTTGCGCGCGCAACGCCGAGGAGCGGGGCGAGCCCCTGGACATCGCCTTCATCGTCGGAGTCCATCCCGCCTTCGCCATCGGCGCGTTGTCGCTGGCGCCTTTCGACGTGGACGAATACGACGTCATCGGCGGCATGATGCAACAACCGGTGCCGCTGGTGCCGTGCGAGACCGTGCGGCTGGAGGTCCCCGCCCACGCCGAGATGATCCTGGAGGGGCGGATCCTGCCCAACGTGCGCGAGGAGGAGGGCCCGTTCGGCGAGTTTACCGGACATGCGGTGGGGGTACGCAGGAACCACGTGGCCGAGATCACCGGGATCACCATGCGCAAGAAGCCGCTCTACCAGGACATTTTCACCGGCCACTCGGAGCAGCGGCTCATGGGCTCCATCCCGCGGGAGGCGGCGATTTTCAGGGCGGTCAAGGCGGTGGCCGGCGGAACCCGGGCCGTGCACATGCCGCCGTCGGGAAACTGCCGATTCCACTGCTACATCTCCCTGGACAAGCGCAGCGACGGCGAGGTCCGCAATGCGGTGATGGCGACCATGGCCACGGACCTGTACCTCAAGCTCGTGATCGTTGTGGACGGGGACGTGAACGTGTACAACGAGCGCGACGTGATGTGGGCGGTGGCCAACCGCGTCCAGGCGGACACCGACACCTTCATCATCCCCCGTTGCCAGGGGTCGGAGACCGATCCGTCCAGCGGTCCCGGAGGCATGACGGCCAAGATGGTCATCGACGCCACCAAGAAGAGCAAGGACTTTCCCAAGCGGCTCGCCGTGCCCGACGACGTCCGCGAGCGGGTCCGGCTGGAGGACTACATCGGCTGA
- a CDS encoding amidohydrolase family protein, with product MNIDCHAHYVPPAVIERLRRDGSSFGVEVGEETPQGPRLRLGGPDRPLARPILAPATDLPKRIDTVRETRLDRQILSAWMDIVGYTLPVEQAVNWSRMLNDSMREALADGDRDGLFRATATVPLQDGTRAAEELEYAVKECGLMGAMIGPSIGSANLDDPGLDAFWKAAERMQVPLIIHPLNPLGIERLGKYFLTHIVGLLADTTVGVASMYFSGVLDRFPDLKIILCHGGGFLPYQFGRMTRGREIQPDIQKATALMGRDVLRWFYYDTIVFEPDVLEFLIAEAGADHVLLGSDCPFGIGDPRPLDIIDKIRIDPADKAKILGGNAERLFGDKV from the coding sequence ATGAACATCGACTGTCACGCTCACTATGTGCCGCCAGCCGTGATCGAACGGCTCCGCAGGGACGGCTCGTCCTTCGGCGTGGAGGTGGGGGAGGAAACCCCCCAAGGGCCGCGCTTGCGGCTGGGAGGGCCGGACAGGCCGCTGGCCCGGCCCATCCTGGCGCCGGCCACGGACCTGCCCAAGCGTATCGACACCGTGCGGGAAACCCGCCTGGACCGGCAGATCCTGTCCGCGTGGATGGACATCGTGGGCTACACGCTGCCGGTGGAGCAGGCGGTGAACTGGAGCCGCATGCTGAATGACTCCATGCGCGAGGCCCTGGCGGACGGCGACAGGGACGGGCTGTTCCGGGCCACCGCCACGGTGCCTTTGCAGGACGGCACGCGAGCCGCCGAGGAGCTGGAATACGCGGTCAAGGAGTGTGGCCTCATGGGCGCCATGATCGGCCCTAGCATCGGCAGCGCCAACCTCGACGACCCGGGGCTGGACGCCTTCTGGAAGGCGGCCGAGCGCATGCAGGTGCCCTTGATCATCCACCCGCTGAACCCCCTGGGGATCGAGCGGCTGGGCAAGTATTTCCTCACCCACATCGTGGGCCTCCTGGCCGACACGACGGTGGGGGTGGCCAGCATGTACTTCAGCGGCGTGCTTGACCGCTTCCCGGACCTCAAGATCATCCTGTGCCACGGCGGCGGCTTCCTGCCGTACCAGTTCGGGCGCATGACCCGCGGCCGCGAGATCCAGCCGGACATCCAGAAGGCCACCGCGCTCATGGGCCGGGACGTGCTGCGCTGGTTCTACTACGACACCATCGTGTTCGAGCCCGACGTGCTGGAGTTCCTGATCGCCGAGGCGGGCGCCGACCACGTGCTCCTGGGAAGCGATTGCCCCTTCGGCATCGGCGATCCCAGGCCGCTGGACATCATCGACAAGATTCGCATCGACCCCGCGGACAAGGCCAAGATCCTGGGCGGCAATGCCGAGCGTCTGTTCGGAGACAAGGTATGA
- a CDS encoding thiamine pyrophosphate-dependent enzyme encodes MKRIDCFKVMAELAGDALVVTGAGANTVEWYACRPGDGNFRVRTMGLVSSIALGMALGLPHRQVIAIDGDGSLLMNLCSLPTIARTNPPNLVHVLVDNEVYEASGEIDTATGAGTDLVAVARGAGIRRASWVNSPDEMRTVFSEALEARDATFIGLKVERVRSEVPPYPMDEVENKYRFIRHVEQTEGLSILSAHMPASFLKES; translated from the coding sequence ATGAAGCGCATCGACTGTTTCAAGGTCATGGCGGAGCTGGCCGGCGACGCCCTGGTGGTCACCGGCGCGGGCGCCAACACCGTCGAGTGGTACGCGTGCCGGCCGGGCGACGGCAACTTCCGCGTGCGCACCATGGGGCTGGTGTCCTCCATCGCCCTGGGCATGGCGCTGGGGCTGCCGCACCGGCAGGTCATCGCCATCGACGGCGACGGCTCGTTGCTCATGAACCTGTGCAGCCTGCCCACCATCGCGCGCACAAATCCGCCCAACCTGGTGCACGTGCTGGTGGACAACGAAGTGTACGAGGCCTCCGGCGAGATCGATACCGCCACGGGCGCCGGCACCGACCTCGTTGCGGTGGCGCGCGGCGCGGGCATCCGCCGGGCCTCCTGGGTGAACAGTCCGGACGAGATGCGCACGGTCTTCTCCGAGGCATTGGAAGCACGCGACGCCACCTTCATCGGGCTCAAGGTGGAACGGGTGCGCAGCGAGGTGCCGCCGTACCCCATGGACGAAGTGGAGAACAAGTACCGCTTCATCCGTCACGTGGAGCAGACCGAGGGGCTGAGCATCCTGAGCGCGCACATGCCCGCCAGCTTCCTCAAGGAATCTTAG
- a CDS encoding thiamine pyrophosphate-binding protein, with protein sequence MAENSGPALIVEGLKEAGVDLVATLPDINLHAVLERVAAEPDITHVPLCREEEGIGICTGGYLVGRKCAMIMQNGGLFNSVNGIVSTLLQYNLPLLLLVYYAGDVGDRSFATNGAMTQPVLSALGVQHFILRDPNEAKALIKRTLVLTQDYKRPVAVLLTKDVLGRRRPGE encoded by the coding sequence GTGGCCGAGAATTCCGGACCCGCCCTGATCGTGGAAGGGCTCAAGGAGGCAGGCGTCGACTTGGTGGCGACCCTGCCGGACATCAACCTGCACGCGGTGCTGGAGCGTGTGGCGGCGGAGCCGGACATCACCCACGTGCCACTGTGCCGGGAGGAGGAAGGCATCGGCATCTGCACCGGCGGCTACCTCGTGGGCAGGAAGTGCGCGATGATCATGCAGAACGGCGGGCTGTTCAACAGCGTGAACGGGATCGTCTCGACGCTGCTGCAATACAACCTGCCGCTGCTGCTCCTGGTGTACTACGCGGGCGACGTGGGCGACCGCTCGTTCGCCACCAACGGCGCCATGACCCAGCCCGTGCTGAGCGCCCTGGGTGTCCAGCATTTCATCCTGCGGGACCCCAACGAGGCCAAGGCGCTGATCAAGCGCACGCTGGTGCTGACCCAGGACTACAAGCGGCCGGTGGCCGTGCTGCTGACCAAGGACGTGCTCGGGCGGCGGCGTCCGGGAGAATAG
- a CDS encoding LLM class flavin-dependent oxidoreductase produces the protein MKIGIGLPFKTSRDSWPAIEALARKADEGPYSSFAVIDRLAYDNYEPLIMLAALASATRRVRLMTAVLVGPLRRAGVLAKQTATIDAISGGRLSLGIAVGSREDDALVAPSGFHDRGRRFNRQLELMRRIWRGEIVNDAQRPVGPEAVRSGGPELLIGGTAPRALDRVGKYADGYVMGGGALDREGAAGMLRQVNESWERHGRSGRPRVVASVLAALGPGAEDAIRDAFADYYGGDPARLEARLARANLSTAAAIREVIALHRDLGTDELVLKPASLGPDQYDRLTDVVAKEV, from the coding sequence GTGAAGATCGGTATCGGGTTGCCATTCAAGACATCCAGGGATAGCTGGCCGGCCATCGAGGCGCTGGCGCGCAAGGCGGACGAAGGACCCTATTCCAGCTTCGCCGTCATCGACCGGCTGGCCTACGACAACTACGAGCCGCTGATCATGCTGGCGGCGCTGGCTTCCGCGACCCGGCGCGTGCGCCTCATGACCGCGGTGCTGGTGGGTCCGCTCCGGAGGGCGGGCGTTCTGGCCAAGCAGACTGCCACCATCGACGCCATCTCCGGCGGACGGTTGAGCCTGGGCATAGCCGTCGGCAGCCGCGAAGACGACGCGCTGGTCGCCCCTTCCGGCTTCCACGACCGCGGGCGCCGCTTCAACCGGCAGCTCGAGCTCATGCGCCGCATCTGGCGTGGAGAGATCGTCAACGACGCGCAACGTCCCGTGGGGCCCGAGGCGGTGCGGTCCGGCGGTCCGGAGCTGCTCATCGGCGGCACCGCGCCGCGGGCGCTGGACCGGGTCGGCAAGTACGCCGACGGCTACGTCATGGGAGGCGGCGCGCTCGACCGGGAAGGCGCCGCGGGCATGCTGCGCCAAGTGAACGAATCCTGGGAACGACACGGCCGGAGCGGCCGGCCGCGCGTCGTGGCGTCCGTGCTGGCGGCACTGGGGCCGGGAGCGGAAGACGCCATCCGCGACGCCTTCGCCGACTACTACGGGGGCGATCCCGCCCGTCTGGAGGCGCGGCTGGCGCGGGCCAACCTGTCCACGGCCGCGGCCATCCGCGAGGTCATCGCGTTGCATCGGGATCTTGGCACCGATGAGCTGGTCCTCAAGCCCGCGTCCTTGGGGCCGGACCAGTATGATCGTCTGACCGACGTGGTCGCCAAGGAAGTGTAG
- a CDS encoding VOC family protein, producing MAASGLVPEGHEVYLDHVGLFVPDFDASPRRLQELGFSLTPFVAHMASTEPGVAATPSGTGNQCAIFRQGYLEMLGPTADTPLSRQLRAQLDRYPGWHLIAFAANHPEENHERIGRDGFRPLPLVRLARPVPTDGGEETCRFSVIRVPPEVMPEGRIQIVTHHTPELVWQPRYQHQPNGVVALTGVLVCVDDPREAAERFCRFVGVEALEKAGTWEMGLQEGRVVFIEGGRFRERYPGRELPCTPYIAEVSMRTDDLAATRRYFDEAGIRYEAAGDGAVRVPGAEVLGASFLFHESPEGGIL from the coding sequence ATGGCAGCAAGCGGACTCGTCCCTGAGGGACATGAGGTTTACCTGGACCACGTGGGACTTTTCGTCCCTGACTTCGACGCTTCCCCGCGCCGGCTCCAGGAGCTGGGTTTTTCCCTGACCCCCTTCGTCGCGCACATGGCCAGCACCGAGCCGGGCGTGGCGGCCACCCCGAGCGGCACCGGCAACCAGTGCGCCATCTTCCGCCAGGGGTACCTGGAAATGCTCGGCCCCACCGCGGACACGCCGCTGTCCCGGCAGCTCCGGGCGCAGCTCGACCGCTATCCGGGCTGGCACCTGATCGCCTTCGCCGCCAACCATCCCGAGGAGAACCACGAACGCATCGGCCGGGACGGCTTCCGTCCGCTGCCGCTGGTGCGCCTGGCGCGCCCGGTGCCCACGGACGGGGGCGAGGAGACGTGCCGCTTTTCGGTGATCCGGGTGCCGCCGGAGGTGATGCCCGAGGGGCGCATCCAGATCGTCACGCACCACACTCCAGAGCTGGTGTGGCAGCCGCGCTACCAGCACCAGCCCAACGGCGTCGTGGCGCTCACGGGCGTGCTGGTGTGCGTGGACGACCCGCGGGAGGCGGCCGAGCGCTTCTGCCGCTTCGTCGGGGTCGAAGCGCTGGAGAAGGCCGGCACCTGGGAGATGGGGCTCCAGGAGGGACGCGTGGTGTTCATCGAGGGGGGGCGTTTTCGCGAGCGCTACCCCGGCCGCGAGCTTCCGTGCACGCCGTACATCGCGGAGGTGTCCATGCGCACGGACGACCTGGCGGCGACGCGCCGCTACTTCGACGAGGCCGGCATCCGCTACGAGGCCGCGGGCGACGGCGCCGTCCGGGTACCGGGAGCCGAGGTCCTGGGCGCGTCCTTTCTGTTCCACGAATCGCCGGAGGGAGGCATCCTTTAA
- the gor gene encoding glutathione-disulfide reductase: MADTRYDYDLFTIGAGSGGVRASRMAATYGARVAIAEERYLGGTCVNVGCIPKKLLVYGSHFADDFEDAAGFGWSVGERSFDWPSLVRNKDQEIARLNSIYRNLLQSHGVELFESRARVLDPHTVEVAGRRVTAAHILVATGGWPTVPDVPGKEHAITSNEAFHLPEMPRHIVIVGGGYIAVEFAGIFHGMGVKVTQLYRGALFMRGFDIDVRNTLADEMRKKGIDLRFEADIAAIERNGGTLAATLKDGRTLETDAVMFATGRLPNTRGLGIEETGVELARNGAVVVNDRYQTSVPSIYALGDVTDRVKLTPVAIAEAMILSRMLFKGDVGPMDYRNIPSAVFSQPPVGTVGYTEEAARENCGEVDVYRTVFTPLKHTLSGRNEKTMMKLVVERATHRVVGCHMVGADAGEIIQGLAVALTCNATKADFDRTIGIHPTAAEEFVTMREPVAGG; encoded by the coding sequence ATGGCGGACACACGCTACGACTACGATCTCTTCACCATCGGCGCGGGCTCGGGGGGCGTGCGCGCCAGCCGCATGGCGGCCACCTACGGCGCGCGGGTGGCGATCGCGGAGGAGCGCTACCTGGGGGGCACGTGCGTCAACGTGGGCTGCATTCCCAAGAAGCTCCTGGTCTACGGCTCCCACTTCGCCGACGACTTCGAGGACGCCGCGGGCTTCGGCTGGAGCGTGGGCGAGCGCAGCTTCGACTGGCCGTCCCTGGTCCGCAACAAGGACCAGGAGATCGCGCGCCTGAACTCCATCTACCGCAACCTGCTCCAGAGCCACGGGGTCGAATTGTTCGAGTCGCGCGCGCGGGTGCTGGACCCGCACACCGTGGAGGTGGCCGGACGCAGGGTCACCGCCGCCCACATCCTCGTGGCCACCGGCGGCTGGCCCACGGTGCCCGACGTGCCCGGCAAGGAGCACGCCATCACCTCCAACGAGGCGTTCCACCTGCCGGAGATGCCCAGGCACATCGTCATCGTCGGCGGCGGCTACATCGCGGTGGAGTTCGCCGGCATCTTCCACGGCATGGGCGTCAAGGTCACCCAGCTCTATCGCGGCGCGCTGTTCATGCGCGGCTTCGACATCGACGTGCGCAACACCCTGGCCGACGAGATGCGCAAGAAAGGTATCGACCTGCGCTTCGAGGCCGACATCGCCGCCATCGAGCGGAACGGCGGCACGCTGGCGGCGACCCTGAAGGACGGCCGGACGCTGGAGACCGACGCGGTCATGTTCGCCACCGGCCGGCTGCCCAACACCCGCGGCCTGGGCATCGAGGAGACCGGCGTGGAGCTGGCGCGCAACGGCGCGGTGGTGGTCAACGACCGCTACCAGACCAGCGTCCCCTCCATCTACGCCCTCGGCGACGTCACAGACCGGGTCAAGCTCACCCCGGTGGCCATCGCCGAGGCCATGATCCTCTCCCGGATGCTGTTCAAGGGCGACGTCGGGCCCATGGACTACCGCAACATCCCGTCCGCGGTCTTCAGCCAGCCGCCGGTGGGCACCGTGGGCTACACAGAGGAGGCCGCCCGGGAGAACTGCGGAGAAGTGGACGTCTACCGGACCGTCTTCACGCCGCTCAAGCACACGCTCTCCGGCCGCAACGAGAAGACCATGATGAAGCTCGTCGTCGAGCGCGCGACCCACCGGGTGGTGGGCTGCCACATGGTGGGCGCCGACGCCGGCGAGATCATCCAGGGGCTGGCCGTGGCCCTCACCTGCAACGCCACCAAGGCAGACTTCGACCGCACCATCGGCATACACCCCACCGCCGCGGAAGAGTTCGTCACCATGCGCGAGCCGGTGGCGGGCGGGTAG
- a CDS encoding urate hydroxylase PuuD, translated as MDTMELVQFLLRWVHLLAGVTWIGLLYYFNFVQTPFFAETEAGTRTGAIQKLVPRALWWFRWGAMFTFLAGILIYIIKWTQLGGDFFSSGYGMAITIGGTMGTIMFLNVWLVIWPNQQVVIASANQVAGGGEALPDAASKGQWAGFASRTNTLFSIPMLFLMGAASHYPHGESGGNAAVFWIVSLAIIAVVELNALVGGAGGGTKKLLTSIPGVIWSGLILTAIFWILLEIA; from the coding sequence ATGGACACGATGGAACTCGTTCAGTTTCTGCTGCGCTGGGTGCATTTGTTGGCGGGTGTGACATGGATCGGCCTGCTCTACTATTTCAACTTCGTGCAGACGCCGTTCTTCGCCGAAACCGAGGCCGGGACCCGTACCGGCGCCATCCAGAAACTCGTGCCGCGCGCCCTCTGGTGGTTCCGCTGGGGCGCCATGTTCACCTTCCTGGCCGGTATCCTCATTTACATCATCAAGTGGACGCAGCTCGGCGGGGACTTCTTCTCGTCGGGCTACGGCATGGCCATCACCATTGGCGGCACCATGGGCACGATCATGTTCCTGAACGTGTGGCTGGTGATCTGGCCCAACCAGCAGGTGGTCATCGCCTCCGCCAACCAGGTGGCCGGAGGGGGAGAGGCGCTTCCGGACGCGGCCAGCAAGGGCCAGTGGGCCGGGTTCGCTTCGCGCACCAACACCCTGTTCTCCATCCCCATGCTGTTCCTGATGGGTGCAGCGAGCCACTATCCGCACGGGGAGTCGGGCGGCAACGCGGCGGTTTTCTGGATCGTGAGCCTCGCGATCATCGCCGTCGTCGAGTTGAATGCGCTGGTGGGCGGTGCCGGGGGAGGCACCAAGAAGCTCCTCACGTCCATTCCGGGCGTGATCTGGAGCGGTCTGATCCTCACCGCGATCTTCTGGATCCTTCTGGAGATTGCGTAG
- a CDS encoding DNA polymerase II, producing the protein MCPSTPAYDPVLFGRDATPSVTAVELEGNRHVRIYAREPSRVSSTAVPFEPFLWLTSEDRLAGWKGECRIEPLAGTHAFRRLAFFPGMDSLESARAWLLRKSGKSQNAPGLPFLYLRDPVEQYLVGSGTTHFNGMRFDRLLRMQVDLEVYRTAGFEFPNPLREGDRITAVAMSDSSGWERLISGRDHDEGTMLAELVREVRERDPDVIEGHNFFRFDLPYVEERARRHGVSLTLGRDGSRPRRRSARFLVGDRVIPYRHYEIHGRHVTDTWFLAQRHSRADRTLKRNGLKDVARHFGVAAPDRTYISGAEANWYFDHDPETLFRYALDDVRETRAISAALSPGCYLQAQIFPCRYQDMALVDEATAIDRFMLREYHARRHSVPGPMNPAPVSGKVAESRIAGVSRRVLRCELNPIYAAVMRHGHCRPRSDDLEVFPALLRGLQELQGGAAPVTDAAPERDPSRFVATARAEFAVLVDALHGYLAAPAVHFNDHEAADRVTRAGGEHVRRLAEGFEARGARVVTMDPGGIYLVPPADVVDGAAEQTLVETATAAALPWKVDLPLARYRAMFCCGAEDHALLDHEDGLSLNGPRLNSRGLERYRRKWLEEMVRLLLDGRKGGIPALYEQYRGALANHRLDLSLLKRTETLRESLDEYQMKVKGGKQHPRGAYEVALRSERRYLTGDQVSYYVAGDGANVIVNENCRHVSEWDPASPDENVDYYKARLRDLYEQFRPFFVEK; encoded by the coding sequence ATGTGTCCTTCAACTCCCGCATACGACCCGGTCCTGTTCGGCCGGGACGCGACCCCTTCCGTAACGGCGGTGGAGCTGGAGGGAAACCGCCACGTGCGCATCTACGCCAGGGAGCCCTCGCGGGTTTCCTCCACCGCCGTGCCGTTCGAGCCGTTCCTGTGGCTGACCTCCGAGGACAGGCTCGCCGGGTGGAAGGGCGAATGCCGCATCGAGCCGCTCGCGGGCACTCACGCGTTCCGCCGGCTGGCGTTTTTCCCGGGGATGGACAGCCTGGAATCCGCCCGGGCCTGGCTCCTGCGCAAGAGCGGCAAGAGCCAGAACGCCCCCGGGCTGCCGTTCCTCTACCTGCGCGACCCGGTCGAGCAATACCTCGTGGGGTCCGGCACCACCCACTTCAACGGCATGCGCTTCGACCGCCTCCTGCGCATGCAGGTGGACCTTGAGGTGTACCGCACCGCCGGCTTCGAGTTCCCCAATCCACTGCGGGAAGGCGACCGCATCACGGCCGTCGCCATGTCCGACAGCAGCGGCTGGGAGCGCCTGATTTCCGGCAGGGACCATGACGAGGGGACGATGCTGGCGGAGCTGGTTCGGGAGGTGCGCGAGCGCGACCCGGACGTGATCGAGGGGCACAATTTCTTCCGTTTCGACCTCCCTTACGTCGAGGAGCGCGCCCGGCGGCATGGCGTGAGCCTCACGCTGGGCCGGGACGGCAGCAGACCACGCCGGCGTTCCGCGCGTTTCCTGGTGGGCGACCGCGTCATTCCGTACCGGCACTACGAGATCCACGGACGCCACGTCACCGACACCTGGTTCTTGGCGCAACGCCACAGCCGCGCCGACCGCACGCTCAAGCGCAACGGCCTGAAGGACGTGGCGCGTCACTTCGGCGTGGCCGCGCCGGACCGGACTTACATTAGCGGCGCCGAGGCGAACTGGTACTTCGATCACGATCCGGAGACGCTCTTCCGCTACGCGCTCGACGACGTGCGCGAGACCCGTGCCATCTCGGCGGCGCTTTCGCCCGGCTGCTACCTCCAGGCGCAAATCTTCCCGTGCCGCTACCAGGACATGGCGCTGGTGGACGAGGCCACCGCCATCGACCGGTTCATGCTCCGGGAATACCATGCCCGGCGGCATTCCGTGCCCGGTCCGATGAACCCGGCGCCGGTGAGCGGGAAGGTGGCCGAATCGAGGATCGCGGGCGTGTCACGGCGCGTGCTGCGCTGTGAGCTCAACCCGATCTACGCGGCGGTCATGCGCCACGGCCATTGCCGGCCCCGATCGGATGACCTCGAAGTCTTTCCGGCGCTGCTGCGGGGGCTCCAGGAGTTGCAAGGAGGGGCCGCGCCCGTGACCGATGCCGCCCCGGAGCGGGACCCCTCCCGCTTCGTGGCCACGGCGCGCGCGGAGTTCGCCGTGCTGGTGGATGCGCTGCACGGTTATCTGGCCGCGCCCGCCGTCCACTTCAACGACCACGAAGCGGCGGACCGTGTGACGCGCGCGGGCGGCGAGCACGTGCGCCGCCTGGCGGAAGGTTTCGAGGCGCGGGGCGCACGGGTGGTGACGATGGACCCCGGCGGCATCTATCTCGTGCCTCCCGCGGATGTTGTGGACGGCGCCGCCGAGCAGACGCTGGTGGAAACGGCGACGGCGGCGGCCCTGCCCTGGAAGGTGGACCTGCCGCTCGCGCGCTATCGGGCGATGTTCTGCTGCGGAGCGGAGGACCATGCGCTGCTCGACCACGAGGACGGCCTGTCCCTGAACGGTCCGCGGCTCAACTCGCGGGGCCTTGAGCGTTACCGGCGCAAGTGGCTGGAAGAGATGGTCCGATTGCTCCTGGATGGGCGGAAGGGCGGGATTCCGGCGCTTTACGAGCAGTACCGCGGGGCCCTCGCGAACCACCGGCTCGACCTGTCCCTGCTGAAGCGCACCGAAACCCTGCGGGAATCCCTGGACGAGTACCAGATGAAGGTCAAGGGCGGGAAGCAGCACCCCCGCGGCGCCTACGAGGTGGCGCTGCGCTCGGAGCGCCGCTACCTCACGGGGGACCAGGTCTCCTACTACGTCGCGGGCGACGGCGCCAACGTCATCGTCAACGAGAACTGCCGCCACGTGTCCGAATGGGACCCCGCGAGTCCCGACGAGAACGTGGACTACTACAAGGCGCGGCTGCGCGACCTCTACGAGCAGTTCCGTCCCTTCTTCGTGGAAAAGTGA